Proteins encoded in a region of the Sparus aurata chromosome 6, fSpaAur1.1, whole genome shotgun sequence genome:
- the tgm8 gene encoding protein-glutamine gamma-glutamyltransferase 5: MADPKPEEVKESVFKEVDFHIKSNNLKHRTKEISNKQLIVRRGQSFSLTIKLSRPFNITDGPLLLHASTGMYSSQERGTASIMSIPASVAISPSAKAVWKVEMDNSSSLELGILKLALTPPADAPIGEYILVGHYKGEEQLLAMLVVLFNPWCPEDWVYLPDQEERQEYVMNEKGKVFQGSGNYIHSMSWDFGQFEEDMVNICMRLLDLNHKHQKDPADDVSARCNPIYVSRVVSAMINSQDDRGVVQGRWVGPYIGGHTPSHWSGSHAILRQWLRNGFYPVKYGQCWVFASVMCSVMRFLGIPCRVITNYQSAHDVDANLSIDVYHADYGVREKPSRDSVWNYHVWTEGWMKRPDLSEEGKFDGWQVLDPTPQEKSDGVYCCGPASVKAILSGETHIKYDMPFVYAEVNADCVDWLVKADGTKKKIWADTKRVGQNISTKSVGSNKRNNITSSYKHEEGSEKERSVFKYAITRDYTLDDTDEETEEDDEDEEIDEPSEDEEVEPPGENEVTEETHEEGGTEETDEDEDIEEEDENLGTDGKEATNVEEETPVTIPPLSIKFEEVSEPVSGKEVKLRLVLHSEATVARQLSISVSVVAMGYNGRKVGDIQRELKEKTLLAGKELLFPIRVPFSAYSKLMVESDTMRVSAVVTDKKNPDHTCLAEDDIVLKNPPISVEVDAAGRQHHMLCGVVAFANPVNEILTDCTLTLSGCGLFRDEITVKVNDIKPKTTVRVKFGFYPYKTGKKTLYVDFDCSLFRDIKKECTVVVAKN; this comes from the exons ATGGCGGATCCAAAGCCAGAGGAAGTTAAAGAATCAG TCTTTAAGGAAGTCGACTTCCACATCAAGTCCAACAACTTAAAACACCGCACCAAAGAAATCTCAAATAAGCAGCTGATTGTGAGGAGAGGCCAGTCCTTCTCTCTGACCATCAAACTGTCACGACCCTTCAACATCACCGACGGGCCGCTCCTCCTTCATGCATCTACAG GAATGTATTCGTCTCAGGAGCGAGGGACGGCGTCAATCATGAGCATCCCTGCTAGTGTGGCGATTTCACCATCAGCGAAGGCGGTGTGGAAAGTAGAAATGGACAACAGCTCCTCCCTGGAGTTGGGCATCCTGAAACTGGCCTTAACCCCTCCTGCTGACGCCCCCATAGGGGAGTACATCCTGGTCGGGCATTACAAAGGAGAAGAACAATTGCTGGCAATGCTGGTGGTGCTCTTCAACCCCTGGTGTCCTG AGGACTGGGTGTATCTGCCTGAtcaagaggagagacaggaatatgtgatgaatgaaaaaggaaaagtcTTCCAAGGAAGTGGAAACTACATCCATAGTATGTCCTGGGACTTTGGAcag TTCGAGGAGGACATGGTAAACATTTGCATGAGGTTATTGGACCTCAACCACAAACACCAGAAAGACCCAGCTGATGACGTTTCAGCTCGCTGTAACCCCATCTACGTCAGCCGCGTGGTCAGCGCCATG ATCAACAGTCAAGATGACCGCGGTGTCGTGCAGGGACGTTGGGTAGGTCCGTACATAGGCGGCCATACTCCGTCTCACTGGTCCGGCAGTCACGCCATCCTCAGGCAGTGGCTCAGAAACGGCTTCTACCCGGTCAAGTACGGGCAGTGCTGGGTGTTCGCTTCGGTGATGTGCTCAG TGATGCGGTTCCTGGGCATCCCCTGCCGCGTCATCACCAACTATCAGTCAGCCCACGACGTCGACGCGAATCTGTCGATTGACGTGTACCACGCCGACTACGGAGTCCGTGAGAAACCGTCACGCGACAGCGTTTG GAACTACCATGTGTGGACGGAGGGGTGGATGAAGCGACCAGACCTGTCAGAAGAAGGCAAATTTGACGGATGGCAAGTTCTGGATCCAACACCACAGGAGAAGAGCGACG GTGTTTACTGCTGCGGTCCAGCCTCGGTCAAAGCCATTCTGAGCGGAGAGACACACATCAAATATGACATGCCGTTCGTCTACGCCGAGGTCAATGCCGACTGTGTTGACTGGCTG GTCAAAGCTGACGGCACGAAAAAGAAGATCTGGGCCGACACGAAGAGAGTCGGTCAGAACATCTCCACCAAGTCCGTTGGCTCCAACAAGAGGAACAACATCACCAGCTCCTACAAACACGAGGAGG GATCAGAAAAGGAGAGGTCTGTCTTTAAATATGCCATCACCAGAGATTACACCTTAGATGACACTGATGAAGAGACGGAGGAAGACGACGAGGATGAAGAGATCGACGAGCCcagcgaggacgaggaggtggagccGCCAGGCGAGAACGAGGTGACAGAGGAGACACATGAGGAGGGAGGAACGGAGGAGACGGATGAGGATGAAGAcatagaggaggaagacgagaaTTTGGGAACAGATGGGAAGGAGGCGACCAACGTTGAGGAAGAAACCCCGGTGACCATCCCTCCACTGTCTATCAAATTTGAGGAG GTGTCTGAACCGGTGAGCGGGAAGGAGGTGAAACTGAGGCTGGTGCTGCACAGTGAAGCCACTGTTGCCAGGCAGCTGTCCATCAGCGTCAGTGTTGTGGCCATGGGGTACAACGGCAGAAAGGTTGGGGACATCCAGCGGGAGCTGAAGGAGAAGACGCTGCTGGCTGGAAAAG AGCTGCTCTTCCCGATCCGGGTCCCATTCTCGGCCTACAGTAAACTCATGGTGGAGAGCGACACCATGAGGGTGTCGGCCGTGGTCACGGACAAAAAGAACCCGGATCACACGTGCCTGGCAGAGGATGACATCGTGCTGAAGAATCCTCCCATCTCTGTCGAG gtggACGCTGCAGGCAGACAGCACCATATGTTATGCGGTGTGGTGGCGTTCGCGAACCCGGTCAATGAGATACTGACGGACTGCACGCTGACTCTCAGCGGATGTGGCCTGTTTAGAGACGAGATCACAGtcaa GGTGAACGATATCAAGCcaaagacaacagtgagagtcAAATTCGGCTTCTATCCCTACAAGACGGGAAAGAAGACGCTGTATGTCGACTTCGACTGCTCCCTGTTCAGAGACATCAAGAAAGAATGCACCGTCGTAGTGGCAAAGAACTGA
- the tomm34 gene encoding mitochondrial import receptor subunit TOM34 isoform X1 → MPQKQKSKSWAELKQAGNECFKTGQYGDANNLYSQAIKELEKSTARLSHSKKNPEDLAILYSNRAAAYLKDGNCAECVKDCNMSLELSQFNVKSLLRRAAAYEALERYRLAYIDYKTALQIDCNIAAAHDGTNRMTKALTEADGLSWREKLPPIPTVPLSVREKLTQKATATSPQPNPTPQQNGTKQTNKPAPSDKDMKKGQVLKEEGNALVKKGEHKKAIEKYSQSIKLNPNEITTYTNRALCYLSVKQYRDAVRDCDEALMIDSSNIKALYRRAQAHKELKDIKTCVDDLNNLLKVEPKNLAALKLLQEVQKKK, encoded by the exons atgcCTCAGAAACAGAAGTCCAAGTCCTGGGCGGAGCTGAAACAAGCTGGAAATGAATGTTTCAAGACGGGCCAGTACGGAGACGCCAACAATCTCTACAGCCAGGCGATCAAAGAGCTCGAGAAGTCCA CAGCCAGACTCTCACACA GTAAAAAGAACCCAGAGGATTTGGCCATTTTGTACTCAAACCGTGCCGCAGCCTACCTGAAAGACGGCAACTGTGCAGAATGTGTGAAAGACTGCAACAT GTCTCTGGAGTTGTCACAGTTCAATGTCAAGTCTCTGCTGCGTCGTGCCGCTGCCTACGAAGCTCTGGAGCGTTACAGGCTGGCCTACATCGACTACAAGACCGCCCTGCAGATCGACTGCAACATCGCGGCGGCTCACGACGGCACCAACAG gATGACGAAGGCGCTCACAGAGGCAGACGGGCTGTCGTGGAGAGAAAAGCTTCCTCCGATCCCCACCGTCCCTCTTTCTGTCAGAGAGAAACTTACTCAGAAAGCTACCGCCACTTCTCCACAACCGAACCCGACACCGCAGCAGAACGGcaccaaacagacaaacaaacctG CTCCAAGCGATAAAGACATGAAAAAAGGCCAAGTCCTGAAAGAGGAAGGCAACGCCCTGGTGAAGAAAGGAGAGCACAAGAAGGCCATAGAGAAGTACAGCCAGAGCATCAAACTCAACCCCAATGAGATCACAACTTACACCAACCG gGCGCTGTGTTACCTGTCGGTGAAGCAGTACAGAGACGCCGTCAGAGACTGTGACGAAGCtctgatgattgacagcagcaacatcaAGGCGCTCTACAGGAGAGCTCAGGCTCACAAGGAGCTCAAG GATATTAAAACCTGCGTGGACGACCTGAACAACCTGCTCAAAGTGGAACCAAAGAACTTGGCTGccctgaagctgctgcaggaggtgcagaagaagaagtga
- the tomm34 gene encoding mitochondrial import receptor subunit TOM34 isoform X2 — protein sequence MPQKQKSKSWAELKQAGNECFKTGQYGDANNLYSQAIKELEKSSKKNPEDLAILYSNRAAAYLKDGNCAECVKDCNMSLELSQFNVKSLLRRAAAYEALERYRLAYIDYKTALQIDCNIAAAHDGTNRMTKALTEADGLSWREKLPPIPTVPLSVREKLTQKATATSPQPNPTPQQNGTKQTNKPAPSDKDMKKGQVLKEEGNALVKKGEHKKAIEKYSQSIKLNPNEITTYTNRALCYLSVKQYRDAVRDCDEALMIDSSNIKALYRRAQAHKELKDIKTCVDDLNNLLKVEPKNLAALKLLQEVQKKK from the exons atgcCTCAGAAACAGAAGTCCAAGTCCTGGGCGGAGCTGAAACAAGCTGGAAATGAATGTTTCAAGACGGGCCAGTACGGAGACGCCAACAATCTCTACAGCCAGGCGATCAAAGAGCTCGAGAAGTCCA GTAAAAAGAACCCAGAGGATTTGGCCATTTTGTACTCAAACCGTGCCGCAGCCTACCTGAAAGACGGCAACTGTGCAGAATGTGTGAAAGACTGCAACAT GTCTCTGGAGTTGTCACAGTTCAATGTCAAGTCTCTGCTGCGTCGTGCCGCTGCCTACGAAGCTCTGGAGCGTTACAGGCTGGCCTACATCGACTACAAGACCGCCCTGCAGATCGACTGCAACATCGCGGCGGCTCACGACGGCACCAACAG gATGACGAAGGCGCTCACAGAGGCAGACGGGCTGTCGTGGAGAGAAAAGCTTCCTCCGATCCCCACCGTCCCTCTTTCTGTCAGAGAGAAACTTACTCAGAAAGCTACCGCCACTTCTCCACAACCGAACCCGACACCGCAGCAGAACGGcaccaaacagacaaacaaacctG CTCCAAGCGATAAAGACATGAAAAAAGGCCAAGTCCTGAAAGAGGAAGGCAACGCCCTGGTGAAGAAAGGAGAGCACAAGAAGGCCATAGAGAAGTACAGCCAGAGCATCAAACTCAACCCCAATGAGATCACAACTTACACCAACCG gGCGCTGTGTTACCTGTCGGTGAAGCAGTACAGAGACGCCGTCAGAGACTGTGACGAAGCtctgatgattgacagcagcaacatcaAGGCGCTCTACAGGAGAGCTCAGGCTCACAAGGAGCTCAAG GATATTAAAACCTGCGTGGACGACCTGAACAACCTGCTCAAAGTGGAACCAAAGAACTTGGCTGccctgaagctgctgcaggaggtgcagaagaagaagtga